ACCAAGAAGAGAGAGTGCTGCATTTACCCCAGCAATCAAGCCTTGCCCTGCAGCTTCCTCGTAACCTGATGTCCCATTCACTTGTCCAGCAAAGAAAAGTCCTGGAATATCTATATATTCCAAGCAATCACTCAGCTTAGATGTATCTACAACATCATACTCAACAGCATATCCGTAAACTTCTATCTCGCAGGCCTCAAAACCCTCTATTGTGCGCAGAAATTCAAGCTGAACTTCCTTTGGCAGGCTAGTAGAGACCCCATTTGGATAAATTGTATTAGCTGTAAGCCCTTCGGGCTCAACAAACACATGGTGTGAATTTCTATCTGGGTAACGAAAAGCTTTATCTTCTATACTTGGGCAATATCTTGGACCTACCCCTTTAATTTGACCGTTATATATGGGAGATCTTTCTTTATTTTCTCTAATAATCCCTAAAGTGTTCTCATTAGTGTGAGCAATGTAACAAGATCTCTGCTCTACAAACCTCTCGCTAGCTAAATTCAAAGAATGAAAGTTCTTTGTCTTTGGATCACTCTTTTGCTCTACAAACTTACTATAATCCAAACTGTCTTTATTCAACCTGGCTGGCGTACCAGTTTTAAATCTAGTTTCTAAAGTAGAAACCTTTGAAAAGAGCTCATTCATTCCCGGAGACATTTGACAGCCTACACGTCCACCAGCATTTGACTCAGAGCCAGTGTGCAATTTACCATTGAGAAAAGTTCCTGTCGTTACAACACACTTTCTTGTAAAGAAAGCACTCTTTTCCGTCTGTATGCTAAAACCATTTACACCATCATTAATTGAGACAACTTTCTCTTTGACGACACTAATATTTGGGACTGCTGCGATAAAAGCTTCAGCATTTGCAGTATAGAGGTCTTTATCAACTTGCACTCTTGTGGACTGTACAGCGTATCCTTTTGATTCATTTAAAATTCTATACTGTATGGCAGAGCTATCCGCAATCTTTCCCATTAGGCCACCGAGGGCATCAATCTCTCGAACGACCTGACCCTTACCCACTCCACCAATTGCAGGATTACAAGGGGCTGAAGCAAGTCCCACATTTGGCATCGAAAGAATTAGAACCTTCAAGTCAAACTGTGCTGAAATCCATGCGGCTTCGACCCCAGCATGTCCTCCACCAATAATTGCAATATCATATTCTTGCATTCAAACCTCTAATTGTTCCATGTGGAACATTTGAGAACTATCGTTAAAACTTGTTCCACGTGGAACTTTTACAGAGAATTTAGTAGAGAGATTTAAACATTTGGAGCAATAATGTCCATAAATAATTGAAAATATTGTAAAAAAACCCTATTTTCCTATACAAAAATTACTAAAAATATTATTTAAAACATCATCTGGAGAGATGATTCCTAGTAATTCCGATACTTTAGCTTCCAAAATATTTAATTCAGAGGAGATAATCGCAATATCAACCTCGTCATTTGTAAGTTCCTGAAATTGCAACATTGATAAATATATATTATTTACACACTCTCTATGCCTTGAAACAAGTAGCGGATTGTCCTGACAAAGAGAATTAAACTTAGAAATAACTAGTTTTTCAATAACCGCTTCTAGTGGTTCTATAGGACCATTTTTTATTAAATTTACTGCC
The sequence above is a segment of the Halobacteriovorax sp. JY17 genome. Coding sequences within it:
- the mnmG gene encoding tRNA uridine-5-carboxymethylaminomethyl(34) synthesis enzyme MnmG, which gives rise to MQEYDIAIIGGGHAGVEAAWISAQFDLKVLILSMPNVGLASAPCNPAIGGVGKGQVVREIDALGGLMGKIADSSAIQYRILNESKGYAVQSTRVQVDKDLYTANAEAFIAAVPNISVVKEKVVSINDGVNGFSIQTEKSAFFTRKCVVTTGTFLNGKLHTGSESNAGGRVGCQMSPGMNELFSKVSTLETRFKTGTPARLNKDSLDYSKFVEQKSDPKTKNFHSLNLASERFVEQRSCYIAHTNENTLGIIRENKERSPIYNGQIKGVGPRYCPSIEDKAFRYPDRNSHHVFVEPEGLTANTIYPNGVSTSLPKEVQLEFLRTIEGFEACEIEVYGYAVEYDVVDTSKLSDCLEYIDIPGLFFAGQVNGTSGYEEAAGQGLIAGVNAALSLLGKEKMVLDRADSYIGVMVEDLISNKRDEPYRLFTARSENRLYVREDNSVNRMAKYRLALGLSCEIDIHHQEFLDEYEILWNLVKSSSIYATPANKKYFAESGYGELSKNLAMDELIRRSQVNPVETLERELLKRGVSFSSEVLYACAISLKYEGYINRSIVENERIYRLGKKVINWKSIIAGNISNECRQRIEEVKPTTFSQLQRIDGIRPATLAFVAGNIIQ